In Musa acuminata AAA Group cultivar baxijiao chromosome BXJ2-3, Cavendish_Baxijiao_AAA, whole genome shotgun sequence, the following proteins share a genomic window:
- the LOC135607451 gene encoding uncharacterized protein LOC135607451 — MERNRKGGTAPTGCFKCGRPGHWSRDCPSSSGNPNPSSGLNKATAFSSRSSQQPPPQKPSAAAATSAKKAPRTRPKLTPDLLLSDDGLGYVLRHFPRAFKYHGRGHEVADLGNLIGLYAQWHSHLIPYYSFDQFVHKVEQVGASKRVRRCISELNERVARGGDPTKLHEPPVEQVAPETEQDDTVVEDPVADAVDPFLESHEADHIQEMFDEIFHKATEEPCESLQQEQTHASEVNRQLCSTKEPVSQNQEAASCVSTPSKSRITEEQRARMEANRLRALERAAARARSAAS; from the exons ATGGAGAGGAACCGGAAGGGAGGGACGGCGCCGACCGGGTGCTTCAAGTGCGGGAGGCCGGGGCACTGGTCTCGCGACTGCCCTTCCTCCTCGGggaaccctaaccctagctcTGGCCTCAACAAGGCTACTGCCTTCTCCTCCAGATCCTCTCAGCAGCCGCCTCCCCAGAAGCCCTCTGCCGCTGCAGCGACCAGCGCCAAGAAGGCCCCGAGGACGAGGCCCAAGCTAACTCCGGATCTCTTGCTCTCGGACGATGGCCTCGGCTACGTCCTCCGCCATTTCCCTCGTGCCTTCAAGTACCATGGGCGCGGCCATGAG GTGGCTGATCTTGGTAACTTGATTGGTCTGTATGCACAATGGCACTCGCATTTGATCCCTTACTACTCCTTTGATCAGTTTGTACACAAGGTCGAGCAAGTTGGTGCCAGCAAGCGAGTCAGG AGATGCATCTCAGAATTGAATGAGAGAGTTGCCAGAGGAGGAGACCCCACAAAGCTGCATGAACCCCCTGTTGAACAAGTTGCTCCAGAAACAGAACAAG ATGATACTGTCGTTGAAGATCCAGTTGCTGATGCAGTAGATCCATTTTTAGAGAGTCATGAAGCCGATCACATTCAAGAGATGTTTGATGAGATTTTCCACAAGGCTACTGAA GAACCATGTGAGTCCTTGCAGCAGGAACAGACGCATGCCTCAGAAGTAAACCGTCAGCTATGTTCGACAAAGGAACCAGTGTCACAAAATCAAGAAGCAGCTAGTTGTGTCTCCACGCCAAGCAAAAGTCGGATTACAGAAGAGCAAAGGGCACGAATGGAAGCGAACCGCTTGAGAGCACTGGAAAGAGCTGCAGCTCGGGCTCGTTCAGCAGCATCTTGA
- the LOC135607448 gene encoding uracil-DNA glycosylase, mitochondrial-like: protein MGDNGEGQKMASSAKNLDELFHPAKRLRPLSPSEPPDALIPHSPVSPLRKASPARRDPAPESAAAPALTPEQKQRIEINKALARSKRNLRICRERVEKAKAEGMDYVKLEELLVEESWLEALPGELQKPYAKNLCRFVERETRGSVPIYPPPYLVFNALHLTPFDQVKVVIIGQDPYHGHGQAMGLAFSVPGGVKIPSSLVNIFKELKEDLGHSVPLHGNLERWAVQGVLLLNAVLTVRDHQANSHAKKGWEPFTDAIIRTISQKKSGVVFLLWGNSAQEKSRLIDGSKHRILRAAHPSGLSANRGFFGCRHFSETNRALEKLGLSPIDWKL, encoded by the exons ATGGGAGACAATGGAGAAGGGCAAAAAATGGCTTCGTCCGCCAAAAACCTTGACGAGCTCTTCCATCCCGCGAAGCGGCTCCGCCCTCTCTCTCCATCCGAACCCCCCGACGCCCTAATCCCCCATTCCCCTGTCTCCCCACTCCGTAAGGCCTCCCCCGCCCGCCGCGACCCCGCGCCGGAGTCCGCTGCTGCCCCCGCCCTCACCCCAGAGCAGAAGCAGCGGATCGAGATCAACAAGGCCCTTGCGCGGTCGAAGCGAAACCTCCGGATCTGCAGAGAAAGAGTCGAGAAGGCCAAAG CCGAAGGGATGGATTATGTGAAGCTGGAGGAACTTTTGGTGGAGGAAAGCTGGTTGGAGGCTCTCCCAGGGGAGCTTCAGAAACCGTACGCTAAAAATCTTTGTAGGTTTGTGGAGCGGGAGACGCGAGGGAGTGTTCCGATCTACCCTCCGCCATACCTTGTATTTAATGCTCTCCATTTGACACCCTTTGATCAAGTGAAGGTTGTGATCATCGGACAG GATCCATATCATGGACATGGTCAAGCCATGGGTCTTGCTTTCTCGGTACCAGGTGGGGTCAAGATTCCTTCCAGCCTAGTCAACATTTTTAAGGAACTTAAAGAAGATCTGGGGCATTCTGTGCCATTGCACGGAAATCTGGAAAGATGGGCTGTACAG GGTGTTCTTTTGCTCAATGCTGTCCTCACTG TTAGGGATCATCAAGCTAATTCACATGCCAAAAAGGGGTGGGAGCCATTTACTGATGCTATCATTCGAACAATATCACAGAAGAAATCAGGAGTTGTTTTCCTTCTGTGGGGAAATTCTGCTCAAGAAAAATCAAG ACTGATTGATGGGTCAAAACATCGCATCTTGAGGGCTGCTCATCCTTCTGGCCTTTCTGCTAACAGAGGGTTCTTCGGATGCAG GCATTTTTCTGAGACAAATCGGGCACTGGAGAAACTCGGCCTTTCTCCCATCGATTGGAAACTGTAG
- the LOC135607450 gene encoding ATP-dependent Clp protease adapter protein CLPS2, chloroplastic-like: MALSGRVGASWPALNFCNPVPSAPPVSTLPMPSKSRDVMALVAASTGGGLGSSRGGAGLLERPTFDQSQFDTLPEAQEGGDIGRLASRKGLGSGDSYKVLLIDDPRHTEKLVENVLPQVVPSVTADGARQLFRESRQLGVAVVIVTVKEHAEFYAQMMVRRGLRSAIEPDSNLEA, encoded by the exons atggctcTTAGCGGCAGAGTTGGAGCATCATGGCCTGCTCTCAACTTCTGCAACCCGGTCCCTTCGGCTCCCCCCGTTTCTACCCTGCCCATGCCGTCTAAGTCGAGGGATGTGATGGCGTTGGTCGCCGCTTCGACCGGCGGCGGGTTGGGGTCGTCGAGAGGAGGAGCCGGGCTGTTGGAGCGCCCCACCTTCGACCAGTCCCAGTTCGACACCCTCCCCGAAGCCCAAGAAG GTGGAGACATAGGCAGGCTTGCGTCGAGGAAAGGCCTGGGAAGCGGAGACAGCTACAAAGTTCTGCTCATTGATGATCCACGCCACACGGAGAAGCTAG TGGAAAATGTTCTGCCACAAGTCGTGCCATCCGTTACAGCCGACGGTGCGAGACAACTATTTCGCGAGTCTCGGCAACTGGGTGTCGCAGTGGTTATTGTTACTGTTAAG GAGCACGCGGAGTTCTACGCGCAGATGATGGTACGCCGTGGGTTGCGTTCCGCGATAGAACCCGATTCCAACCTGGAAGCATGA
- the LOC135583496 gene encoding uncharacterized protein At2g24330-like, translated as MVVEEAATAAVVDPANSSKGGKPPRRGVVSRLWRGIFGADDDFQKKLEHLSKEEASVHARLKRRAKSSRKMTRNIIVSSVILEVVAVTCAIVTTRSVDLDWKMRAIRVLPMFVLPGLSTIIYSALVSFTRMLDDKDQKTLERLRAERQAKIDELKEKTNYYNTQQLIQRYDLDPAAKAAAATVLASKLGADSGLKVHVGDESTSSTLGKSNDVELVQSSGLHNRKPMHRRGHSTGSSTTSQIIDKTLNEYVADTQENGSPNQRVVEHFRGSALDDGGWLARVAALLVGEDPTQCYALICAHCHMHNGLAKKEDFAYITYYCPHCHALNGGSRHSEEELGSSSGKDTPTSSLDGDAISRSKNNANSITRNAVVSSLATVEEIPGGGTDENVLDKHGSGSPVSAQEIPEEVDEKELGKHSS; from the exons ATGGTGGTGGAAGAAGCTGCTACGGCCGCCGTGGTCGATCCCGCAAACTCGTCCAAGGGAGGAAAGCCGCCACGCAGGGGGGTTGTCTCCCGGCTGTGGAGAGGGATTTTTGGGGCCGACGATGACTTCCAGAAGAAGTTGGAGCACCTCTCCAAGGAGGAGGCATCGGTCCATGCGAGGTTGAAGAGAAGGGCTAAGTCGTCGCGGAAGATGACCAGGAATATCATAGTATCCTCCGTGATTCTCGAG GTGGTAGCCGTGACTTGTGCTATAGTCACTACAAGATCAGTGGACTTGGATTGGAAGATGAGGGCTATTCGTGTATTGCCCATGTTTGTATTACCTGGCTTGTCAACTATTATCTACTCCGCACTTGTAAGCTTCACAAGAATGC TTGATGATAAGGACCAGAAAACCCTCGAAAGGCTTCGtgctgagaggcaagcaaaaattGATGAGCTCAAGGAGAAAACAAATTATTACAACACACAACAACTTATTCAG AGGTATGATCTTGATCCTGCTGCAAAGGCGGCGGCGGCAACTGTTCTGGCATCTAAGCTTGGGGCAGATTCTGGCTTGAAAGTCCATGTGGGCGATGAATCTACTTCAAGCACACTCGGTAAAAGCAATGATGTTGAGCTGGTGCAGTCTTCTGGGCTGCATAACAGGAAACCGATGCATAGGAGAGGTCATAGCACCGGGAGCAGCACAACATCTCAGATCATCGACAAAACACTTAATGAGTATGTTGCCGATACCCAAGAAAATGGTTCTCCTAATCAGAGGGTTGTTGAACACTTCAGAGGTTCAGCCTTGGACGACGGAGGTTGGCTTGCTCGGGTAGCAGCCCTGCTCGTGGGAGAGGATCCAACTCAGTGCTACGCACTGATATGTGCCCACTGCCATATGCATAACG GACTAGCTAAAAAAGAGGATTTCGCATACATAACATATTACTGTCCGCACTGCCATGCTTTGAATGGAGGGTCAAGACACTCAGAGGAAGAATTGGGATCCAGTTCAGGGAAGGACACACCTACCTCTTCACTAGATGGTGATGCTATAAGTCGTAGCAAGAACAATGCAAACTCGATTACCAGAAATGCTGTTGTGAGCAGCTTAGCAACTGTAGAAGAGATTCCTGGTGGAGGAACTGATGAGAACGTGCTCGATAAGCATGGTAGTGGCAGTCCTGTTTCAGCACAAGAGATTCCTGAGGAGGTTGATGAGAAGGAGCTTGGTAAACATTCTAGTTGA